A window from Theobroma cacao cultivar B97-61/B2 chromosome 3, Criollo_cocoa_genome_V2, whole genome shotgun sequence encodes these proteins:
- the LOC18606937 gene encoding pectin acetylesterase 8, which yields MVDTRSCQWLHLLVLGLLWFKTQGVYVPITYVQSAVAKGAVCLDGSPPAYHWDRGYGTGINSWLIQLEGGGWCNNVTSCLVRKNTHLGSSKRMVKQIPFSGILNNKHQFNPDFYNWNRVKVRYCDGSSFTGDVAAVNPVTNLHFRGARVWLAVMEDLLAKGMRNAENAVLSGCSAGGLASILHCDSFLALLPMGTKVKCLSDAGYFINAKDVSGGHYIEAFFNQLVATHGSAKNLLPSCTSRMRPGLCFFPEYMAQQIQTPLFFINAAYDSWQIRNILAPGIADPRGYWESCKLDIKNCLPSQIKTMQDFRLQFLVALLRLGKSSSRGMFIDSCYAHCQTEMQGLWLMPDSPLLNKTSIAKAVGDWFYDRNPFQKIDCAYPCNPTCHNRIYEQPAHHYPNL from the exons ATGGTGGATACAAGATCCTGTCAATGGTTACATCTTCTTGTTTTGGGACTGCTGTGGTTCAAAACACAAGGGGTTTACGTCCCAATTACCTATGTTCAAAGTGCAGTAGCGAAAGGAGCTG TTTGTTTGGATGGAAGCCCGCCAGCTTACCATTGGGACAGGGGATACGGAACTGGAATTAACAGTTGGTTAATTCAGCTTGAG GGAGGAGGATGGTGCAATAATGTCACTAGTTGCCTGGTTCGTAAAAATACTCATTTAGGTTCCTCTAAAAGAATGGTCAAGCAAATTCCTTTCTCTGGCATATTGAATAACAAACATCAATTCAATCCAG ACTTTTACAATTGGAATAGAGTCAAAGTCAGGTATTGTGATGGATCATCATTCACAGGCGACGTGGCAGCAGTCAATCCA GTCACTAATCTTCACTTCAGAGGTGCGAGGGTCTGGCTTGCTGTCATGGAGGATCTGTTGGCAAAAGGAATGAgaaatgctgaaaat GCTGTTCTTTCCGGATGTTCAGCTGGTGGATTGGCGTCCATCCTGCATTGTGATAGCTTCCTAGCCCTCCTACCTATGGGTACTAAAGTAAAATGTCTTTCAGATGCTGGTTATTTTATCAATGC GAAGGATGTGTCTGGAGGACATTATATTGAAGCCTTCTTTAACCAATTAGTTGCAACACAT GGATCAGCAAAGAATTTGCTTCCATCCTGCACTTCAAGAATGAGACCCGGTCTG TGTTTTTTCCCAGAATACATGGCGCAGCAAATACAAAcacctcttttttttatcaatgcAGCGTACGATTCATGGCAG ATACGAAACATTTTGGCACCTGGCATTGCTGATCCCCGTGGCTATTGGGAGAGCTGCAAGCTTGATATAAAGAACTGCTTGCCCAGCCAAATCAAAACCATGCAAG ACTTCAGGTTGCAATTCTTAGTTGCACTGCTTCGACTAGGCAAGTCTTCATCAAGAGGAATGTTTATAGACTCTTGCTATGCCCATTGCCAAACTGAGATGCAGGGATTATGGCTTATGCCAGACTCGCCATTGTTGAATAAAACC TCAATTGCCAAGGCAGTAGGAGACTGGTTTTATGACCGGAATCCGTTCCAAAAGATAGATTGTGCTTATCCTTGCAACCCCACTTGCCACAACCGCATTTATGAACAGCCGGCTCATCACTACCCCAATTTATAG